The following nucleotide sequence is from Nocardioides daedukensis.
CCCGCGCAGCGAGCACGCGGGAGATCGAGTCCTGTGCCGTGGTGCCGTCCGGGAGGAGCGCCGGGGTGTCCACGGAGTTGTGCCGGGCGAAGACCCCCGGGGCCGGGAGCGGGCCCGGGTGGCGTCCGGTCTCGGCGTACTCGCGCATCCGCCGGTCGGCGGCCTGTCCCTGGGTCTCCTTGGGCACCAAGCGCTCGCGGTGGGCGAGCACCATCGCGCCGATGGCTGCGGTGATCAGCAGCGCCGAGGTGGCCTCGAAGGCGAAGACATATTTGCTGAACAGCAGGTTGGCCAGGCCCTGGACGTTGCCTGCGGCGTTCGCCTCGGCCAGGCCACCCATCGCGCCGAAACTGACCTGGGAGATGCCGATGACCAGGGTCAGGCCGAAGAGCAGCCCGAAGATCGTGGCGAGCAGGCGCTGTCCGCGGATCGTCTCGACCACCGAGTCGGAGGCGTCGACGCCGACCAGCATCAGCACGAACAGGAAGAGCATCAGGATCGCGCCGGTGTAGACGATGATCTGCACCGCGAAGAGGAACGGTGCCTCGAGGACGGCGTAGAGCACGGCCAGCGAGATCATCACCACGGCCAGCAGCAGTGCGGCGTGCACGGCCTTGCGGACGAAGAGGATGCCGAGGGCGGCGATCACCATGATCGGCGCCAGGATCCAGAACGCGGTCACTGGCCGCCCTCCTGCTGCTCGGGCGCCTCGGCACGGGCCTTGAACTCGCCGCGGTAGTAGTCGCCGTCGGTCTCGCCGATCAGCATCTCGTGCGGCGGCTGGACCATGCCGGGGAGCAGCGGCGCGAGCAGGTCGGACTTCTCGTAGATGAGGTCCTTGCGGTTGTCGTCGGCCAGCTCGTACTCGTTGGTCATCGTCAGCGCGCGGGTCGGGCAGGCCTCGATGCACAGGCCGCACAGGATGCAGCGCAGGTAGTTGATCTGGTAGACGCGGCCATAGCGCTCGCCGGGCGAGAACCGGCCCGACTCCTCGCCCTCGAGGGGGCCGTCGACGTTGTCGGCGCCCTCGACATAGATCGCGTCGGCCGGGCAGGCCCAGGCGCACAGCTCGCAGCCGATGCACTTCTCCAGGCCGTCGGGCCAGCGGTTGAGCTGGTGCCGGCCGTGGAAGCGCGGGGCGGTGGGTTGCTTCTCGAAGGGGTACTGCTCAGTGACCACCTTCCTGAACATGGTGCGGAAGGTGACCCCGAACCCGGCGACCGGGTCCCACAGGGTCTCCTTGATGCCGCGTGACTCCTCAGCCATCAGATCTCCTCACGAAAAGTCAGTGGCTCCGCGCCGCCGCGCACCGCACCCTGTGCGGGCATCGGCGGAACGGGATAGGCGCCGGAGGGTACGTCGGTCCCGGCACGCTCGGCGGAGAGCTCGGCGTTGGCGTGGCCAGCGTCGGACCCAGCGGCCGTTTTCTTGCGCTCGGGCAGGAACGAGACCACCAGGAATACCGCCAGCACGATGCCGGTGATCACGATCAGCTGGTTGCGGTCCAGCCCACCCTCGTTGTCGATCACGCGCACGGTCGCGACCAGGACGATCCAGACCAGCGAGACCGGGATCAGGACCTTCCAGCCGAACGCCATGAACTGGTCGTAGCGCAGGCGGGGCAGGGAACCGCGCAGCCAGATGAACATGAAGATGAAGCCGAACATCTTGGCGAAAAACCACAGCAGCGGCCAGTAGCCCTCGTTCGAGCCCTCCCAGACCTGGGAGATCGGCCACGGCGCACGCCAGCCGCCGAGGAACAGGGTGGTGGCCAGCGCGGAGACGGTCGCCATGTTGATGTATTCGGCGAGGAAGAACAGCGCGAACTTCAGCGATGAATATTCGGTGTGGAAGCCGCCGACCAGCTCGCCCTCGGCCTCGGGGAGGTCGAACGGCGCGCGGTTGGTCTCGCCGACCATGGCGATCACATAGATCACGAAGGAGGGGACCAGCGCGAAGACGAACCAGCGGTCCTCCTGCGCGGCGACGATCTCGCTGGTGGACAGGGACCCGGCATAGAGGAAGACGGTGACCAGGGCCAGGCCCATCGCGACCTCGTAGGAGATCATCTGGGCGCTGGAGCGCAGTCCACCGAGCAGGGAGTACGTCGATCCGCTCGACCAGCCGCCGAGCACGATGCCGTAGATCCCGATCGAGGCGATCGCCATCACGAACAGCACCGCGACGGGCATGTCGGTGAGCTGCAGCGGGGTGCGCTCGCCGAACATGTTCACCTCGGGCCCGAACGGGATCACCGCGAAGGTGAGGAACGCGGGGATCGCGGCGATCACCGGCGCGATGATGTAGACGGCCTTGTCGGCCGCCTTCGGGATGATGTCCTCCTTCAGCGCCAGCTTCACGCCGTCGGCCAGTGACTGCAGCAGGCCGAAGGGACCGTTCACGTTGGGGCCGATGCGGTGCTGCATCCGCGCCACGACCCGGCGCTCCCACCAGATGTTGAACAGGGTGAGCAGGACCAGGACGACGAAGATCAGGACTGCCTTGACCAGGACCAGCCACCAGGGGTCCTGTCCGAACGCCGACAGGCTGTCGGTGGGCTCGGCCGCCAGGGTGGTGAGTGCGGAGATCATGCCTGCTCCTCCTCTGCCGGCAGCTCGTCAGCCTTGGCTGCGCGCACGGTGACCGCCGAGCCCGGCGAGGCCAGGTCGGCGAGCACACCGTTGCCGTGGTTGTTGGCCGGCATCCACACGGTGTCCTCGGGCAGGTCCGCCGAGGCCGTCACCGGGAGCGTCACCTGGCCGCGGTCACCGGTGAGGGTGACGTGGGTGGCGCCCTTGAGCACGTCGAAGGTCGCCTGCGGCACGCTGATCACGGGTCGCCGGGCGGTCTGGGCGAGCGCGGACTCTCCGTCCTGGAGGCTGCCGTTGTCCAGCATCTGCTTCCAGGTCGCGAGCCAGAACTTGTTGCGCGCCAGGCGGCGTTCCTTGATCTTGGGGGGTGCGGCGGCGGGTGCCCGCTCGCCGTCCCACGGACCCATCTCCTCCATCTGCTGACGGGCCTCGGGCACGGTCCGGAAGCCCAGCGAGACGCCGGACTCCTCGGCGATGCCGGCCAGGATCCGCAGGTCGGGAAGTGAGCCGGGGTTGGCCAGGACGGCCTCGAAGGACCGCGGGCGGCCCTCCCAGGTCACGAACGTGCCGGCCTTGTCGCTGACCGGGGCGACGGGGAAGACCACGTCGGCGTGCCGGGTCACCTCGGTCTCGCGCAGCTCGAGGCTGACCACGAAGCCGGCTCTCTCGATCGCCTGGCGCACGGCGACCGGATCGGCGAAGTCGTCGGGGTCGATGCCGCCCAGCACCAGGCCGGACAGCTCGCCGGCCGCCGCCGCGGCGATGATCGCGTTGCCGTCGCGCCCGGGTGTCTCCGGGAGGCTCTCGACACCCCAGGCGGTGGCGGCGTCGACTCGGGCCGCGGCATCGGCGACCGGGCGGCCACCGGGCAGCAGGTTGGGCAGGCAGCCGGTCTCCACCGCACCGCGGTCGCCGGCACGACGCGGCACCCAGGCGAGTCGGGCGCCGGTGGTCCGGGCCAGGTCCTGGGCTGCGCTGAGGGCGCCGGGCACAGTGGCCAGGCGCTCACCGACGAGGATCACGGCGCCGCCGTCGAGGGCGGCCTCGCCGTCCTCGGCGAGAGCGGCCAGGGCCTTGGCCTCGTCGCCTGCGCTGGTCGCGACCAGGTGAGCGTTGAGCTTGCCCAAACCCCGGGAGGCGAACGGTGCGACGGCCACGACGCGGGTCCCGGCGGCGACTGCCTTGCGCAGGCGCAGGAAGATCGTCCCGGCCTCGTCCTCGGGTTCGAGGCCGGCCAGTACGACGACCGAGGCGCGCTCAAGGTCGGCGTACGTCACCGGCATCCGCAGCACGACCTCGCTGGCCAGGAAGTTCGCCTCCTCGGCGGAGTGCGGCCGGGCGCGGAAGTCGATGTCGTTGGTGCCCAGCACCGTGCGGGCGAACTTCGCATAGCCGTAGGCGTCCTCGGCGATCAGGCGACCACCGGGGATCACGCCGACACCGAGGGCGTCGCGAGCGGCCGCGAGACCGCGCGCGGCGACGGTGAATGCCTCGGGCCAGGATGCGGCACGGAGCTCGCCGCTCTCCTCGTCACGGACCAGCGGGTGGGTGAGCCGGTCGGCCTGTCGCGCATAGTGGAAGGCGAAGCGGTCCTTGTCGGTGATCCACTCCTCATTGACCTCGGGGTCGTTGCCTGCGAGTCGGCGCATCACCTTGCCGCGGCGGTGGTCGACGCGGATCGCGGCACCGCAGGAGTCGTGCTCCGCGATGGCAGGCGTGGAGACCAGGTCGAAGGGGCGTGACCGGAAGCGGTAGTCGGCACTGGTGAGCGCGCCGACCGGGCAGATCTGGATGGTGTTGCCCGAGAAGTAGGACAGGAACGGGGCGTCGGGGGCGATCCCGATCTGCTGCTGCGCCCCGCGCTCGATCAGGGAGATGAACGGGTCACCGGCGATCTCATCAGCGAAACGGGTGCAGCGCTGGCAGACGATGCAGCGCTCGCGGTCGAGCAGGATCTGCGCCGAGATGTTGATCGGCTTGGGGAACGTCCGCTTCACGCCACCGGTGGCGGAGAAACGGGACTCAGCACGCCCGTTGGACATCGCCTGGTTCTGCAGGGGGCACTCGCCGCCCTTGTCGCAGACCGGGCAGTCGAGCGGGTGGTTGATCAGCAGGAACTCCATCATCCCCTGTTGCGCCTTGTCGGCGACCGGGGAGGAGACCTGCGTGTTGACCACCATGCCGTCGGCGACGGCCAGGGTGCAGGAGGCCTGCGGCTTGGGCATCGCGCGGCCGTTGCCGGCGTCGGGGACCTCGACCATGCACTGCCGGCAGGCGCCGACCGGAGCCAGCAGCGGGTGGTCGCAGAACCGCGGGATCTGGGTGCCGATCTGCTCGGCGGCTCGGATCACCAGGGTGTCCTTGGGGACGCTGACCTGGATGCCGTCGATCGTGACGGTGACGAGGTCGGTCTTCTCCGGCGTCGCGGTCATGAGGTCACCTCTTGCTCAGCCCACGCGGTGCTTCGCGCGGGGTCGAAGGGGCAGCCACCGTGGGTGAGGTGGGCCAGGTATTCCTCGCGGAAGTATTGGATCGAGGAGGTGATCGGGCTCGTCGCCCCGTCGCCGAGTGCGCAGAAGGCGCGGCCGAGGATGTTGTCGCACTGGTCGAGGAGCAGCTCCAGGTCGTCCTCGGAGCCGTGGCCGTTCTCCAGGCGGGTGAGCGCCTGGACCAGCCACCACGTGCCCTCGCGGCACGGGGTGCACTTGCCACAGGACTCGTGCTTGTAGAACTCCGTCCAGCGCAGCACGGCGCGCACCACGCAGGTGGTCTGGTCGAAGATCTGCAGCGCGCGGGTGCCGAGCATCGAGCCGGCGGCACCGACTGCCTCGTAGTCGAGCGGCATGTCGAGGTGCTCCGCGGTGAGCAGCGGGGTGCTGGACCCACCGGGGGTCCAGAACTTCAGCTCACTGCCCTCGCGCATCCCGCCACCGAGGTCGAGCAGCTGGCGCAGGGTGATGCCGAGCGGGGCTTCGTACTGTCCCGGCTTCTTGACGTGCCCGGAGAGCGAATAGATCACGAAGCCCTTGGACTTCTCGGTGCCGAGGCTGGAGAACCAGTCGGCTCCGCGGTCGATGATCGAGGGCACGGAGGCGATCGACTCGACGTTGTTGATCACGGTGGGGCTGGCATAGAGGCCGGCCACGGCCGGGAACGGCGGGCGCAACCGCGGCTGGCCGCGACGTCCCTCGAGCGAGTCGAGGAGCGCGGTCTCCTCGCCGCAGATGTAGGCACCGGCGCCGGCGTGGATGACCAGGTCGAGGTCATAGCCGGAGCCGTGGATGTCCTTGCCGAGGTGCCCGGCCAGGTAGGCCTCCTGCACGGCGCGCTGGAGGCGTCGTACGACGTGGATCACCTCGCCCCGGACATAGATGAACGCGTGGTTCGCCCGGATCGCGTAGGAGGAGATGATCACTCCCTCGATCAGCGTGTGCGGGCTGGCCATCATTAGCGGGATGTCCTTGCAGGTGCCCGGCTCCGACTCGTCAGCGTTGACGACCAGGTATTTCGGCTTCGGGTTGTCCTGCGGGATGAAGGACCACTTCATCCCGGTCGGGAAGCCCGCGCCGCCACGACCGCGCAGCCCGGAGTCCTTGACCTGCTCGATGATCGAGTCCTGGCTCTGTGCCAGCGCCTTGTCGAGCGCGCGGTAGCCGCCCTGCTCCTGGTAGGAGTCAAGGGTCCAGCTGCGTTCGGCGTCCCAGTTGTCGGTGAGGACCGGGGTCAGCATGTCGGTCATTCCTTGCCCTCTTCCGCCTTTGTCTCCGACTCCGCGCGCGAGGTGTCGGCCTGCTCGGCAGCACCGACCTTCGTGTCGGCGACCTGGTCGCCCTTGTTCGCCTCGTCATCGGTGGACTGCGCGGACCAGCCGTTCTCGCGGGCGATGCCCAGGCCCGCCAACGACGCCGGGCCAGCGCCCGGGCCCTCGTCGGCCAGGTCGTCGGGGAAGCCGGCGAGCACGCGCTCACCCTCGCGCCAGGTGCGCAGCCTCGGGCCGCGGGTGGAGTGCACCTCCGTGCCGGCTCGCAGGTCGTCGACCAGCTGCGTCGCGGACTCCGGCGTCTGGTTGTCCATGAACTCCCAGTTGACCATCACCACCGGCGCATAGTCACAGGCCGCGTTGCACTCGACGTGCTCGAGGGAGACCGTCGCGGCATCGCCGTCGCGCTTCTCGGCGGTCTCGTCGTTGCCGACGTCGAGGTGGTCCTTGAGCCGTTCCAGGATCAGGTCCCCGCCCATCACCGCGCAGAGCGTGTTGGTGCAGACCCCGACGTGGTAGTCGCCGACCGGGCGACGCTTGTACATCGTGTAGAACGTCGCGACGCCGGACACCTCGGCGGGGCTGATCCCGAGGATCTCCGAGCACGCCTGGATGCCCTCGGGAGTGACCTTGCCCTGGGCGCTCTGCACCAGGTGCAGCATCGGCAGCAGGCCGGAGCGGGCCTGCGGATAACGGGCCGCGATC
It contains:
- a CDS encoding NADH-quinone oxidoreductase subunit J; its protein translation is MTAFWILAPIMVIAALGILFVRKAVHAALLLAVVMISLAVLYAVLEAPFLFAVQIIVYTGAILMLFLFVLMLVGVDASDSVVETIRGQRLLATIFGLLFGLTLVIGISQVSFGAMGGLAEANAAGNVQGLANLLFSKYVFAFEATSALLITAAIGAMVLAHRERLVPKETQGQAADRRMREYAETGRHPGPLPAPGVFARHNSVDTPALLPDGTTAQDSISRVLAARGTVRSAPAMAEAIDEVQRQLGIEVARAPEVSGRSGAAASTEEQPPPPGTPTSGTAQPGRQAPAQGPVAGEDD
- the nuoI gene encoding NADH-quinone oxidoreductase subunit NuoI, producing MAEESRGIKETLWDPVAGFGVTFRTMFRKVVTEQYPFEKQPTAPRFHGRHQLNRWPDGLEKCIGCELCAWACPADAIYVEGADNVDGPLEGEESGRFSPGERYGRVYQINYLRCILCGLCIEACPTRALTMTNEYELADDNRKDLIYEKSDLLAPLLPGMVQPPHEMLIGETDGDYYRGEFKARAEAPEQQEGGQ
- the nuoH gene encoding NADH-quinone oxidoreductase subunit NuoH; translated protein: MISALTTLAAEPTDSLSAFGQDPWWLVLVKAVLIFVVLVLLTLFNIWWERRVVARMQHRIGPNVNGPFGLLQSLADGVKLALKEDIIPKAADKAVYIIAPVIAAIPAFLTFAVIPFGPEVNMFGERTPLQLTDMPVAVLFVMAIASIGIYGIVLGGWSSGSTYSLLGGLRSSAQMISYEVAMGLALVTVFLYAGSLSTSEIVAAQEDRWFVFALVPSFVIYVIAMVGETNRAPFDLPEAEGELVGGFHTEYSSLKFALFFLAEYINMATVSALATTLFLGGWRAPWPISQVWEGSNEGYWPLLWFFAKMFGFIFMFIWLRGSLPRLRYDQFMAFGWKVLIPVSLVWIVLVATVRVIDNEGGLDRNQLIVITGIVLAVFLVVSFLPERKKTAAGSDAGHANAELSAERAGTDVPSGAYPVPPMPAQGAVRGGAEPLTFREEI
- a CDS encoding NADH-quinone oxidoreductase subunit G, which produces MTATPEKTDLVTVTIDGIQVSVPKDTLVIRAAEQIGTQIPRFCDHPLLAPVGACRQCMVEVPDAGNGRAMPKPQASCTLAVADGMVVNTQVSSPVADKAQQGMMEFLLINHPLDCPVCDKGGECPLQNQAMSNGRAESRFSATGGVKRTFPKPINISAQILLDRERCIVCQRCTRFADEIAGDPFISLIERGAQQQIGIAPDAPFLSYFSGNTIQICPVGALTSADYRFRSRPFDLVSTPAIAEHDSCGAAIRVDHRRGKVMRRLAGNDPEVNEEWITDKDRFAFHYARQADRLTHPLVRDEESGELRAASWPEAFTVAARGLAAARDALGVGVIPGGRLIAEDAYGYAKFARTVLGTNDIDFRARPHSAEEANFLASEVVLRMPVTYADLERASVVVLAGLEPEDEAGTIFLRLRKAVAAGTRVVAVAPFASRGLGKLNAHLVATSAGDEAKALAALAEDGEAALDGGAVILVGERLATVPGALSAAQDLARTTGARLAWVPRRAGDRGAVETGCLPNLLPGGRPVADAAARVDAATAWGVESLPETPGRDGNAIIAAAAAGELSGLVLGGIDPDDFADPVAVRQAIERAGFVVSLELRETEVTRHADVVFPVAPVSDKAGTFVTWEGRPRSFEAVLANPGSLPDLRILAGIAEESGVSLGFRTVPEARQQMEEMGPWDGERAPAAAPPKIKERRLARNKFWLATWKQMLDNGSLQDGESALAQTARRPVISVPQATFDVLKGATHVTLTGDRGQVTLPVTASADLPEDTVWMPANNHGNGVLADLASPGSAVTVRAAKADELPAEEEQA
- the nuoF gene encoding NADH-quinone oxidoreductase subunit NuoF gives rise to the protein MTDMLTPVLTDNWDAERSWTLDSYQEQGGYRALDKALAQSQDSIIEQVKDSGLRGRGGAGFPTGMKWSFIPQDNPKPKYLVVNADESEPGTCKDIPLMMASPHTLIEGVIISSYAIRANHAFIYVRGEVIHVVRRLQRAVQEAYLAGHLGKDIHGSGYDLDLVIHAGAGAYICGEETALLDSLEGRRGQPRLRPPFPAVAGLYASPTVINNVESIASVPSIIDRGADWFSSLGTEKSKGFVIYSLSGHVKKPGQYEAPLGITLRQLLDLGGGMREGSELKFWTPGGSSTPLLTAEHLDMPLDYEAVGAAGSMLGTRALQIFDQTTCVVRAVLRWTEFYKHESCGKCTPCREGTWWLVQALTRLENGHGSEDDLELLLDQCDNILGRAFCALGDGATSPITSSIQYFREEYLAHLTHGGCPFDPARSTAWAEQEVTS
- the nuoE gene encoding NADH-quinone oxidoreductase subunit NuoE gives rise to the protein MNELSTTTYDELKQIAARYPQARSGLLPMLHLVQSAQGKVTPEGIQACSEILGISPAEVSGVATFYTMYKRRPVGDYHVGVCTNTLCAVMGGDLILERLKDHLDVGNDETAEKRDGDAATVSLEHVECNAACDYAPVVMVNWEFMDNQTPESATQLVDDLRAGTEVHSTRGPRLRTWREGERVLAGFPDDLADEGPGAGPASLAGLGIARENGWSAQSTDDEANKGDQVADTKVGAAEQADTSRAESETKAEEGKE